The Streptomyces albofaciens JCM 4342 genome has a segment encoding these proteins:
- a CDS encoding acyl-CoA mutase large subunit family protein: MDADAIEEGRRRWQARYDSARKRDADFTTLSGDPVAPVYGPRPGDTVDGFERIGWPGEYPFTRGLYPTGYRGRTWTIRQFAGFGNAEQTNERYKMILKAGGGGLSVAFDMPTLMGRDSDDPRSLGEVGHCGVAIDSAADMEVLFKDIPLGDVTTSMTISGPAVPVFCMYLVAAERQGVDPGVLNGTLQTDIFKEYIAQKEWLFPPEPHLRLIGDLMEHCARSIPAYKPLSVSGYHIREAGATAAQELAYTLADGFGYVELGLSRGLDVNTFAPGLSFFFDAHVDFFEEIAKFRAARRIWARWMRDVYGATSEKAQWLRFHTQTAGVSLTAQQPYNNVVRTAVEALAAVLGGTNSLHTNALDETLALPSEQAAEIALRTQQVLMEETGVANVADPLGGSWFVEALTDRIEADAEKIFEQIKERGTRAVPDGQHPIGPITSGILRGIEDGWFTGEIAESAFRYQQALEKGEKKVVGVNCHHGSVTGDLEILRVSHEVEREQVRVLGDRKAARDDARVRSSLDAMLAAARDGGNMIEPMLEAVRAEATLGEICNVLRDEWGVYTEPAGF; encoded by the coding sequence ATGGACGCTGACGCCATCGAAGAGGGCCGCCGCCGCTGGCAGGCCCGGTACGACTCCGCCCGCAAGCGGGACGCGGACTTCACCACGCTCTCCGGCGATCCCGTCGCGCCGGTCTACGGCCCCCGCCCCGGCGACACCGTCGACGGCTTCGAGCGCATCGGCTGGCCCGGCGAGTATCCGTTCACCCGCGGGCTGTACCCGACCGGCTACCGCGGCCGTACGTGGACCATCCGCCAGTTCGCGGGCTTCGGCAACGCCGAGCAGACCAACGAGCGCTACAAGATGATCCTCAAGGCCGGCGGCGGCGGCCTCTCGGTCGCGTTCGACATGCCGACCCTGATGGGCCGCGACTCCGACGACCCGCGCTCGCTCGGCGAGGTCGGCCACTGCGGTGTCGCCATCGACTCCGCCGCCGACATGGAGGTCCTGTTCAAGGACATCCCGCTGGGCGATGTGACGACCTCGATGACGATCTCCGGCCCGGCCGTCCCGGTCTTCTGCATGTACCTGGTCGCCGCCGAGCGCCAGGGCGTCGACCCGGGCGTCCTGAACGGCACGCTCCAGACCGACATCTTCAAGGAGTACATCGCGCAGAAGGAGTGGCTCTTCCCGCCCGAGCCCCATCTGCGCCTGATCGGCGACCTGATGGAGCACTGCGCGCGCTCCATCCCCGCGTACAAGCCGCTGTCGGTCTCCGGCTACCACATCCGCGAGGCGGGCGCGACGGCCGCGCAGGAGCTGGCGTACACCCTCGCCGACGGCTTCGGCTACGTGGAGCTGGGCCTCTCCCGCGGCCTGGACGTGAACACCTTCGCGCCCGGACTGTCCTTCTTCTTCGACGCCCATGTGGACTTCTTCGAGGAGATCGCGAAGTTCCGGGCGGCCCGCCGCATCTGGGCCCGCTGGATGCGCGACGTGTACGGCGCCACCAGCGAGAAGGCGCAGTGGCTGCGCTTCCACACGCAGACCGCCGGCGTCTCGCTGACCGCCCAGCAGCCGTACAACAACGTCGTCCGTACGGCCGTGGAAGCGCTCGCCGCGGTCCTCGGCGGCACGAACTCCCTGCACACCAACGCGCTGGACGAGACCCTCGCCCTGCCCAGCGAGCAGGCCGCGGAGATCGCGCTGCGCACGCAGCAGGTGCTGATGGAGGAGACCGGCGTCGCCAACGTCGCGGACCCGCTGGGCGGCTCCTGGTTCGTCGAGGCGCTGACCGACCGGATCGAGGCCGACGCCGAGAAGATCTTCGAGCAGATCAAGGAGCGCGGCACCCGTGCGGTGCCCGACGGACAGCACCCGATCGGTCCCATCACCTCCGGCATCCTGCGCGGCATAGAGGACGGCTGGTTCACCGGAGAGATCGCCGAGTCCGCGTTCCGGTACCAGCAGGCGCTGGAGAAGGGCGAGAAGAAGGTCGTCGGCGTCAACTGCCACCACGGCTCGGTCACCGGCGACCTGGAGATCCTGCGGGTCAGCCACGAGGTCGAGCGCGAGCAGGTACGGGTGCTCGGGGACCGCAAGGCGGCCCGCGACGACGCCCGGGTGCGCTCCTCGCTGGACGCGATGCTCGCCGCCGCGCGCGACGGCGGCAACATGATCGAGCCGATGCTGGAGGCCGTGCGGGCCGAGGCGACGCTCGGCGAGATCTGCAACGTGCTGCGCGACGAGTGGGGCGTCTATACGGAGCCCGCGGGCTTCTAG
- a CDS encoding DUF3817 domain-containing protein has product MKRSVLTRYRVMAYVTAVMLLVLCACMVAKYGFDTGKDLTLVVSQIHGVLYIIYLVFAFDLGSKAKWRFGKLLWVLISGTIPTAAFFVERKVVREIEPLVADGTPQPAKV; this is encoded by the coding sequence ATGAAACGAAGCGTGCTGACCCGCTACCGGGTGATGGCCTACGTCACTGCCGTGATGCTCCTCGTCCTGTGCGCCTGCATGGTGGCCAAGTACGGCTTCGACACGGGCAAGGACCTCACCCTCGTGGTCTCCCAGATCCACGGCGTGCTGTACATCATCTACCTGGTCTTCGCCTTCGACCTGGGCTCCAAGGCGAAGTGGAGGTTCGGCAAGCTGCTGTGGGTGCTGATCTCCGGCACCATCCCGACCGCCGCCTTCTTCGTCGAGCGCAAGGTCGTCCGGGAGATCGAGCCGCTGGTCGCGGACGGTACGCCGCAGCCCGCCAAGGTCTGA
- a CDS encoding MarR family winged helix-turn-helix transcriptional regulator gives MPKPLSLAFDPIARADELWRRRWGAVPSMAAITSVMRAHQILLSEVDAVLKPYGLTFARYEALVLLTFSKAGELPMSKIGERLMVHPTSVTNTVDRLVKARLVDKRPNPNDGRGTLASITPKGREVCDAATRDLMAMDFGLGAYDAEECAEIFALLRPLRVAAGDFKDD, from the coding sequence GTGCCGAAGCCGCTCAGCCTTGCCTTCGACCCCATCGCCCGCGCCGACGAACTGTGGCGGCGGCGATGGGGCGCCGTGCCGTCCATGGCCGCCATCACCTCGGTCATGCGTGCTCACCAGATCCTGCTGTCCGAGGTGGACGCGGTGCTCAAGCCGTACGGCCTGACGTTCGCGCGGTACGAGGCGCTGGTGCTGCTCACCTTCTCCAAGGCGGGCGAGCTGCCCATGTCGAAGATCGGCGAGCGGCTGATGGTCCACCCGACCTCGGTGACCAACACCGTGGACCGGCTGGTCAAGGCCCGCCTGGTCGACAAGCGGCCGAACCCCAACGACGGGCGCGGCACGCTGGCCTCCATCACCCCCAAGGGGCGCGAGGTCTGCGACGCGGCCACCCGCGACCTGATGGCGATGGACTTCGGCCTGGGCGCCTACGACGCCGAGGAGTGCGCGGAGATCTTCGCGCTGCTGCGTCCGCTGCGGGTGGCGGCCGGGGACTTCAAGGACGACTGA
- a CDS encoding MFS transporter, whose protein sequence is MPTPSGPAATGPDEPCPNPPPKPMASFPAPTPTAPPVPPKPTAPSPAPSPPPGTGYRLVFAVPEFRYVFAAHLLSALGVVVCEIALSVLVYRLTGSPLLSALTFALGLLPYVIGGTLLSAVADRYPARRVLVVCDLLCAACAAAMVLPGTPVAVLLALRCATAAIAPVFAGTRAATLGDVLGEGDLFVLGRSLIRIVNQSAQLVGFAAGGLLLAAVTPGTVLAVTAGTFLGSALLLRLGTHARPARHTARGALLGTSLSGTRRLLADRRVRALLLLTWLPPMFVVVPEALLVPYADLLGTGPAGAGLLMCAMPVGAITAETLAGTFLGPKARARLTFPLGVFAVLPSLGFAFRPSFGWAVLLLVLTGVSIAYNFGVDRWFVAAVPDELLGQAMTVMQAGRMTIMGLGMGAAGVAAEYAPLWVVMPAGGVVGVVSVLLVVAEVRRTGAHRPAPAGLPGAARAAGATE, encoded by the coding sequence ATGCCGACGCCTTCCGGGCCCGCCGCCACGGGCCCCGACGAACCATGCCCGAACCCGCCCCCGAAGCCCATGGCTTCGTTCCCAGCCCCGACGCCCACGGCTCCGCCCGTGCCCCCGAAGCCCACAGCTCCGTCCCCGGCCCCGTCCCCGCCCCCCGGCACCGGATACCGCCTCGTCTTCGCCGTCCCCGAATTCCGCTACGTCTTCGCCGCCCACCTCCTGTCCGCCCTCGGCGTCGTCGTCTGCGAGATCGCGCTCTCCGTCCTGGTCTACCGGCTCACCGGGTCGCCCCTGCTGAGCGCCCTGACCTTCGCCCTCGGCCTGCTCCCGTACGTCATCGGCGGCACGCTGCTCTCCGCGGTCGCCGACCGCTACCCGGCCCGCCGCGTCCTCGTCGTCTGCGACCTGCTGTGCGCGGCCTGCGCCGCCGCGATGGTTCTCCCGGGCACTCCGGTCGCGGTGCTGCTGGCGCTGCGCTGCGCCACCGCCGCCATCGCTCCCGTCTTCGCCGGCACGCGCGCGGCCACGCTCGGCGACGTGCTGGGGGAGGGCGACCTCTTCGTCCTGGGCCGCTCGCTGATCCGCATCGTCAACCAGAGCGCGCAGCTCGTCGGCTTCGCGGCCGGCGGGCTGCTGCTGGCGGCGGTGACGCCCGGCACGGTGCTCGCCGTCACCGCCGGTACGTTCCTCGGCTCGGCGCTGCTGCTGCGCCTGGGCACCCACGCCCGGCCCGCGCGCCACACGGCCCGTGGCGCCCTGCTGGGCACTTCGCTGTCCGGCACCCGCCGCCTGCTGGCCGACCGCCGTGTCCGGGCGCTCCTCCTGCTGACCTGGCTGCCGCCGATGTTCGTGGTCGTCCCCGAGGCGCTGCTCGTCCCCTACGCGGACCTGCTCGGCACCGGCCCGGCGGGCGCGGGCCTGCTGATGTGCGCCATGCCGGTGGGTGCGATCACCGCCGAGACCCTGGCCGGCACGTTCCTCGGCCCGAAGGCGCGCGCCCGGCTGACGTTCCCGCTGGGAGTCTTCGCCGTACTGCCGTCCCTCGGCTTCGCCTTCCGTCCGTCGTTCGGCTGGGCGGTGCTGCTGCTCGTCCTGACCGGCGTCAGCATCGCGTACAACTTCGGCGTGGACCGCTGGTTCGTCGCCGCCGTCCCCGACGAGCTGCTGGGGCAGGCGATGACGGTGATGCAGGCGGGCCGTATGACGATCATGGGTCTGGGGATGGGCGCGGCGGGCGTCGCGGCGGAATACGCACCCCTGTGGGTGGTGATGCCCGCGGGCGGGGTGGTGGGGGTGGTGTCCGTGCTGCTGGTGGTGGCGGAGGTACGGCGGACCGGGGCCCACCGGCCCGCTCCCGCCGGGCTCCCGGGTGCGGCGCGGGCCGCCGGGGCCACGGAGTGA
- a CDS encoding ArsR/SmtB family transcription factor produces the protein MPLDMRFGAEDLLRIRFAISPLCETHEAVRTLLRTDRHGYHLPWLRRMRAALAGLDLSALWLLMPSPHPGYTPDFLGPPPQSSLAPFEEELARVRATDPAVAHAELAKSLACTPGAAESPRGRAMLADPAAAVEELADVTERAWRALLEADWPRLRALLEAEVAYRSRQLASEGLEKLFADLSPRITWSDGTLTVRTRARFLQIQDLDGRGVLLMPSVFVWPDVVSAYEPHWQPTVIYPARGIGGLWHEPRTGRALARLLGVNRAAVLTALDEPASTTALAHRLGLAPSSVSAQLSVLRDAGLLTSRRHGHQVLYERTPLGIALSAGGPPPG, from the coding sequence ATGCCGCTGGACATGCGCTTCGGCGCGGAGGACCTGCTGCGCATCCGCTTCGCCATCTCGCCGCTGTGCGAGACGCACGAGGCCGTACGGACGCTGTTGCGCACCGACCGGCACGGTTACCACCTGCCCTGGCTGCGGCGGATGCGCGCGGCGCTGGCGGGCCTGGACCTGTCCGCGCTGTGGCTGCTGATGCCGTCCCCGCACCCCGGCTACACCCCGGACTTCCTGGGGCCGCCGCCGCAGTCGTCGCTCGCCCCCTTCGAGGAGGAGCTGGCGCGGGTGCGGGCCACGGACCCGGCCGTCGCCCACGCGGAGCTGGCCAAGTCGCTGGCCTGTACGCCGGGTGCCGCCGAGTCCCCGCGGGGCCGGGCGATGCTGGCGGACCCGGCCGCCGCCGTAGAGGAGCTGGCCGATGTCACCGAGCGGGCCTGGCGCGCGCTGCTGGAGGCGGACTGGCCCCGGCTGCGCGCGCTGCTGGAGGCGGAGGTCGCCTACCGGTCGCGGCAGCTGGCGAGCGAGGGACTGGAGAAGCTGTTCGCGGACCTCAGCCCGCGGATCACCTGGTCGGACGGCACCCTCACGGTCCGCACCCGCGCCCGGTTCCTCCAGATCCAGGACCTGGACGGCCGGGGCGTGCTGCTGATGCCGAGCGTCTTCGTGTGGCCGGACGTGGTCAGCGCCTACGAGCCGCACTGGCAGCCCACCGTGATCTACCCGGCACGCGGCATCGGCGGGCTGTGGCACGAGCCGCGCACGGGTCGGGCACTGGCCCGGCTGCTCGGCGTGAACCGGGCGGCGGTGCTCACCGCGCTGGACGAGCCCGCGTCCACCACGGCGCTGGCGCACCGGCTGGGCCTGGCGCCGTCGTCGGTGTCCGCGCAGCTGTCCGTGCTGCGCGACGCCGGACTGCTGACGTCGCGCCGGCACGGGCACCAGGT